The DNA segment CTTACCCCAAACCCAGTTGTTTAACTTCTGTTGTATCCACATGTGAtctggtttgttttctttactttggAAATCTGACCATGAcatcatttctcctttttttctagtTGGTACTTAAGAGCCCAAAACTACCCACCTTATTTATGTGAGGAATTACTATTACACTGAGTCCCAAATTGTCGGGACATGAAGGATCTGCTAAGTTAAAATGGTATCTCTACATCCCTTGGTCAAAAGGATAGATTCTTGTGGGCACTTACGTAGATTTCCCTGAAAAAGTCTCCACAGCTTTCATTCTAACCCCACCTTCCAGTGCATTTCTGAGGGTCCCTGActtgccctctcctccctcctgttGACTTTTTTTGAGGTGACACCCTTGAAGGGTCAGAAGGGCAGACCCCAGAGGTTCAGGCTCGGCTAGAAAACCCATGATCCTAGTGAGggtggtgggattttttttttctttaataaaaaccagacatttaagaaatcattttaaatccTTATGGAAGCCGCATGATGCAGAAATAAATCCATCTTACTttgactttgaaaatatttttatttgaatagtaAATAGTTATACAGTTGAAACAGTTCTATTGAAGCTTTCTATAAATAGCtaacaattaagaaaataatgtatgtagAAAAGAGATTGCATTTAAAAGTAAGAGCTGTCGGTTGTACGAGGGCTCCAGGGGCCCTCCAAGCAGAATAAAATGGTAGGTTGTCTGTAATTCATTCAGgtataaaagttaaaacttttaACAGATTCCTTTAGAAAAAGGCTCTCTTCTAAAATGCACAGTGAAATGTCAAGAGtggcaaggggtgggggaggaagtgtaccaaaaaaaaaaaaagatctgcaaTCAAATAATATCATAATCttcataattaatataaataaataaagaataaataacaatTACTCATAAATCAacatatacatttaaagaaaactcaTATAGTCCTACCTCAACGAAGATGATAAAACCAAAGAGTCTTACGTGAAGTATTGAGGCAGTTTCTACAGCATTTTCTGAaaattcccttccctccccccaaaaacaaTCCCAAACAGACAACAGTTCAAGGCATTTGTGGCTATACtaaagaaaactcttttttaagcaatttgatttGTTCACATACAAAAAGGTAAAGCCAGACTCCAGCAGTTCACAAGCCATAATAAAGCTAATCGTGTGGGAAGTTCAATTTACAGCCTGTGAAATATAAAGGCATTTATTCCTCAAGATTCACCCAAAACAACCCGTACGCTACATACATGGAGAGCAGAGATTGGTAGGCGAGAGCAAACCGCATTTCTAGACCATGAACACAGCGAATACTAGCAAGAAAAACAGCTCTCCGCTCCAAGGGGGAAGCTTCCAACCACGAGACAAACGCGTACAGCTTTTCTCTCTTGTACAGAAAGAGATTGGCTCCTGTTGCGCCAAGGAGGGAAAGGGGACACAACgcaaaagggggtgggggggtccaaAAGGAGTCACAACGAGAGGATCGGGGTTACCGTCACGCCACACCGAGAGAAGCGGAGACAACACTTTCACCGGGGGCGGGCGCCCCCGGCGCGGACGCGGGTTCAGGGCGCGCAGGGCGCGCTCTCCTCGTGGGTCTCCAAGTGAAGGCACAGttcggggcggggcggagggcgCGCTCTAGCAGGCCGGACGCACGGGCACCTGCAGGAGGATCACCTGTCTGTTCTCGGACGGGTGGCACTTGTTGATGTGCCGCGTGAGACCAGGCGAGCTGTAGAAGGTGGCTGGGCAGTACTTGCAGGGGAACACCTGGGCGGCGTGCAGCAGGCGCAGGTGGCGCTCCTGGGCGCCCTTGCTGGGGAACGTCTCCCCGCACACCGGGCACAGGTGGCACTCGGCGGACGCGCTCAGGCCCAGCACGCCGGCCGCCTCGCCGTCGCCGGCCGCCTCCTGGGGCGCCTTCTCGTCGGGCCCAGGGTACAAGGCCAGTAGGTCCTCAGCCGGAGGCGCGGGCGGCGCGCCCTTGGCCTGCAGCGCCTGGTGGTGCGCCAGCAGGTGCTTGCGCAGATAGGCCTGGCGGCGGAACTTCTTGGCGCAGTGGTGGCACTCGTAGAGCCCGTCCTCGGAGCCCGACTCGGACACGCCGCCGGGGCTCGGCGTGTCGCGGTCGCTGCCGCCGCCTGTCGCCTCCCGCGCCTCAGCCCTGGCAGCGGTTTCAGGCTCGGACGCGCGGGCGGCGGCAGGCGCAGGCCGCGGTTTGTGCCAGCGGCGGTGCGAGGCCAGGTTGGCGGGGCAGCTGAAGACCTTGGCGCACTCGGGGCAGCGGTACTCCACGCGCACAATGCGCGAGCACTTGTGCTGCGCCAGCGCGAACGGGTCGGCGTACTCCTCCTTGCAGAGCTGGCAGATGAACTCGCCCAGCGGCCGCGccgcgccccccgcccggccccgcggcGCCTCCACCGGGCCCTCCTTGATCTTGAGCCCCAGCACAGGCGACGTGGTCACCTCGTCCTCGAAGTGCAGCTTGCGGATGGCTTTGGGCTTCTTGGCGCCCGGGGCCTTGGCTACCTTGGCGGGCggctcggcggcggcggcggcggcggcggggggcgcgggccGCTTGCCCGGGGGCCGCAGGGAGGCGGCGGGGGGCAGCGGGGGGCCGGGCCCTGGGCCGCGGGCCGCCTCGGCGCCCGCGGAGAACGCCGTGCCCATCTTGAGCTCCGCGGGCGCGAAGAGCATTGGGTCGCCGCCGCAGGTGCCGCCGCCGCCGGTGCCGttcgcgccgccgccgccgccgccgccgccgccgcctccgagCAGAGCGGCGGGCGTGGGGAAGGACTCGGCCGAGACCGGCGACCCGAGGTTGAAGCTGCGCTCGAAGTACTTGTGCTTCTCGTGCTCGCGGCTCACGGGCCGCGTGGGGCTGTAGAGCGGCGCCGGGTGCGCGGCCTCGGGGTTGCCGAAGTGCGCGGCCCGCGGGCCCGGCGGGGGTGGCGGCGGTCCGGGCGCGCAGGCGAGCGCGGCAGCGAGCGCCGCATGGGCGCGCTCGGCGGGCGGCGGCAGCGGTCCCGGCCCGGAGCTCGGCGCCGGGGGCGAGGCGCGGGCGCCCCCGCAGCCAGGCGAGAGCAGCAGCGCGCGGTCGCCGTCCTCGCCGCCGCGGACCCGGTAGGACACGGGCGTGGACTTCTTGCTGCGCTTCACCAGGAAGCCGCGGGGCATGTTGGCGCGGCGCGAGGGCAAGGCACTGGCTCGGTCCCACCTCCGCGCTCGGCCCTGGCGGCCCTCAGTGCCCCCGGCCCATGGCCCGGGCGCGGCGGCTGCGGGACTCGCGTGGCGCCGGCGGCGGCTCGGCCCGGCTCTGCGCCCTGCACGCGCGTCCCTGTCCCCGGGCCCGGGAGCCGCTCCCTTttaactgggggagggggccattGTTCTCGCCTCCCGCTTCCCCCGGAGCCAATCAGCGCGCCCGCAGCTCCTCCGCCTGGTCGGGTGGGAGGGCGACGGGGCGGCAAAAAGGGGGCCGGGACTCGGGGGTCGCCCGGTAGGTGCGGCAGATGTACCTGAGGGCGCAGGGCCCCCGCGCGCGCCCCGCTGCCGCCCCGCCCGGCGCCGCCGCCCCGCCCGGCCCAGGCACACGCCCGGCCCCGCCTCCCTTCACGGTCTGCTGCTCCTCTATGGGGAGGCGCACGTGCCTGGGCTTTGTGTCTCTCCTCCGGGGGGCGCGGAGCCGCCAAATGGGCCCGTCCATCAGCACGACAATGCACGCCCCCCTCCCGCGCGGGGATTACCCGCGGGTCGCGAGCAAAATAGCAACAAAGGAGAAGAATGGTCCCAAATATGTCAGGAGGGTTCAATCCGCGAGCCGGAGCGGAGGGGGAAGTTGTGCGCGCTGATTGGGTAGGGGCGGCGGTGGGCAGCAGCAGGCGCCGGGGAGATCTGAGTGCGGCTGCTGGGGCGGGAGAGGGGTCGGGGGAGGCGCAGGGACTCCGCCTGGTGTTTGGGAAATAATCAAAAATCGAAAATAGCGGCAAAGCCCGAGCGGCCGAGAGCCTCGGCCGGGTGGGCCACGGGACCCAGGACCCAAGCGAAAATGGGACCCTGGGGTTCCAAACTTGGGTAGAGGATCTGGCCTTCTGGCTGCAGCCGGGGGCGATGTTTGCGTTCGCGGCCTTCGTGCGCCCGCGTGCGTCTGGAAGATTTTATCTCGAGTTTTAAGAAACAGTTGGCACCGCACTTCTTTAATCGCTAGCAGACGCAGCCcaggggcggggcgcggggggggcAAGTTAGGCTGGGTTCCAAAAGGAACATGAATTtctgaactttcttttttcttttctttcttccttttttttttaaagttctccgAGGCTCAAGGATTGGCATCCTTAGAGGAGCCCGGCCCAGGCCACTCAGCCTCCGCGAGGCGCGGGGCTGGGCTCATTCGGAAGGAGTTGGCCAAAGGCCGAAACGCGCGGTCGGCCGCGTGCGCCTGGCTGAAGTTGGTTTCCGCTCTCCTTGCGCCGCCTCATGCATTTTCATTCGGAGCGGGCATTTTGTCTGCCGGCTGACATCAGATGCTAAATCAAGGGCTCCAATCAAGGCGCAGCGGAATAAAGGGGCCGCCTGTCTGGGCGCGGGGGCCCCCCCGGAGCCGTGCCCCCTTCACCTTTGTGAAGGAAATTAACCTCCCGCTATTGAGCGCCGGTCGCGGCCAATCTGGACGCAAAAGAGACGCGTGCTGCCGgccggggggaggtgggggcaatCTGTCCTCAGAGGCAGGCTGCGGCCTCGGAGAGGACAAGCTGCCTCCCCCTTTGCCACCAGGAAAAGACAACAGCGAAGATCCACACACTCACAACCCTGTACCCACCACCCCGGCAGACCCGTTTGGACCCAGATCGGGCCCTTTGCCTTCATCCTCTAACCAGCCCAACCCCAAGGAAACACAAAAGGCAGAATCTCCGGGGCACCGGGGCAGAACCCCAAGAGTGCATAGTGGGCCTGATCACCCATCACTAGGGAACAAATCAAAGCTGCAGAAAATGTCATTATGTTGTGAGGAAAATGTCACTCACTTTATTGAGCGAGAAGGAAACGGACATTTTTTCTGGAAAGCTCTGTGCTCCTATATAGATCATGCTGAGTTTTGCTTATGCTTAATACCACTAAAGgtatttaattgttttttggaTTTTCCCTCTGAAAATACCCTGGCGGGGAAAttaagcagactttttttttttttttttagaatgcacATGAGTGATAAGTTGTAATGGGGACAATTGTTAGGCTTAGTTAATCAAAGGGTTAATCAAGTTGGTTAATCAAAAGGAAAGATGTTTGATGATTttatgtttgtgatttttttttaactcagactagaaagagaagaatacatataatggaatatattttgaaagctcCCACCCTCGTTTTAAAAATGCTAACTGCGGTGAATGCTAGTCCTCAAAAAAGTTAGAAATTCTAAAATGAGTTTATctaatattcataaatatgtttCAATCTAAAAGTAACTGATgttatttcctttgctcttttgaaCGCTGATTAATACTGCTGATGAAATTAGAAGTAGGAGAGGGATTCCGGGACAGCTTTggccaattttattttctaatcacGAATCCCATCTGGATTGTGGAATAATAGGGCGGGGGCGAGGCCCGCCGTCCTCAACTGACTGCCGGGTATTTGGTCTTGCATGTGTAACACTGCTTTCATTCAACAGATAACAGCGAGTTAGTCACCTTgtgaatcctttaaaaataacaacacccATAATTGTAAaaggggggcaaaaaaaaaaaaacaaaaaaaacaaagcaaaatcctTCCTGAATGCAGCGAATTCAAACGGGTTCTGTATTAAGCCCAGAGAATCTATTGAACACTATTGAGATACTGAGATTCAGTGGACCTTTGGCTTAGTTTGTGGTTTTTAGTCTTGTCAGGGAAAGCGAAATCTGTTTTCAGACGAGTACGGTCAAAATAAATAGAACCTTGAAAGGTGCTAGTATTAGAAACTAATTCCATGTCTCAGGACTGGGGAAGAATTAGACTTGAGGGCGCACGCACACACCAGCAATCTCCAAGTAGGTACAGCCTTGCACCTGCTCGTAAGTTTCCGTTGTCTTCTGAGTGATCTCATTTCTCAAAATCTGCGCGCCTGCAGTCCCCCATTCCTATGGGGACTTCGGGTCGAAACATTTGTCTTCTTCTGGGAAGGGCAAAGCGCCATCACGCTGTGCCCCGGCGGCCGGCCTTTACGCACTGAGATTCCGAGTGGGCTCCGCGTGGAGTTGGGTCGGGGAAACCCTGAGCATGCTTTGCCTCCCTCCAGAGGAGCTTCACCGGAGTCGGCGAGCATAGGGATCCAAGGCAGGTCCCCGAAGTGTCCTTCCCAGGCCTCGGGCGACTCCTCCCCTTCCTGTGGCAGCGCTTTGGAAACATTCGGCAGTCTCATTGCTTCTGGTCCTTGCAGACCCCGCTGCGGCTTCTTCCTTTGACCGCCGCAggcgcttaaaaaaaaaaaaaaatttttttttttttttttttttttggatactgGTGTCTCAGGTAGCCGTCGGGGAGCGCGCCGGGGTTCACTGTGAGCCCCAGCTCAAGAGTCTAGCCCCGGGGAGTTTCTTGAAAGCGCGAAGCTTGGGTATAGGCGCCAAAGCGGGGGATTTCGGCCTAGGAATTGCCTGGTGGGGTGTCGAGTTGTCCAGGCGGCCACTGAGCTCCCGAGAGGCGGAGACTGGAGGGTCCGCAATCCTACCGCATTGCGCGTTTAGAGACACTGGGAGGGGCGAGAGGGGGTTGACAGCGCTCCCCCGCCAACACCCCGAGTCCCATTCTGCTGGGGACCCCTCTCCGGGACTCACAgaagccccaccccaggccctcccTGCTCACCAGCCTCGACCCGGCCTGAGCCAGGCGTTACCGCCGCCGAACCCGCCGTCAGGTCCCGGAGGGGCCCGCGCCCCAGCGCGCGGGGCGAGCGCGGGGCCCGAGCCGGGGAGAGGCTTTGTGTTTGCAGGAATGAGGGGTTGTTGTGTCAGTCCCAGGGGCACGCGAGAGACACGCGcagcccgcccgcccgccgccccgcccggCCCGGTCCGGCCTCCAGGCACCTTCCGGGCCCCCGCCCGCGGGCCGTTGCCTTTGTTCGGCACATTAGCATAAAGCTGCCATGGATCTCTCGTTTAAATAATTCCACACAAAAGAAGAGTGCATGAAAGAGAGCGAACAAGGGAGAATCCGCGAGGCTGCGCCTTCCGCAGGGCGCGGGGAGGGACCGCGCTCAAGTATTTCCCTCCCCTCGAGTTTCGAGTGCCCCCGGCAATCTGCTGCGCACCCATTATTCGGCCGGGGGCCGACGGGGTGGTTGGCCGCCTCTTTTATCCTCCCGAGTGTGCCGTCGGGGCCACCGCACCCTCCGTGAAGTGCCCTCGGGGCTGTTTGTTTTTGCCTCGGGTGGGAccctgtgggaggggaggggggccagaGGCTCCCGGGCCCCGCGACGGGAAGGGTGGTATTGGCCAAGCCAGAAAATGTGGAAAAGCCGTAAGCAGAGAAATATGCCAGTTAGAGCTGGAACGGCACTGAGCGGACCGGGATGGCATTGAACGTGGGGGCGCACGAGGGAACTGCTTGCACCTGTGAAGCGGCGGCCCCACTGCCCGCGCGCCGCCGTCTCAGAAAAGGCAGCGACACCACCCCCGGCAAAAACTGACGGGAAAGGCCACGGGACTGCGATGCTCCTCCTCGTCGCCTGCCCCAGGGGGAACCAAGAGGTGGCCAGGCCCCTGCGGGCCAGAAGGGGCGCGCACTTCGCCTTGGCCTCAGCGTCCCCTTTCCTGTGGCTGGTTTGGGGTTTGGGTGTAAGTGTTCATTCCCCGCGCCCGCTATCCCTCTCCTACCCGCCTCTCGCTCCCT comes from the Zalophus californianus isolate mZalCal1 chromosome 8, mZalCal1.pri.v2, whole genome shotgun sequence genome and includes:
- the INSM1 gene encoding insulinoma-associated protein 1, with product MPRGFLVKRSKKSTPVSYRVRGGEDGDRALLLSPGCGGARASPPAPSSGPGPLPPPAERAHAALAAALACAPGPPPPPPGPRAAHFGNPEAAHPAPLYSPTRPVSREHEKHKYFERSFNLGSPVSAESFPTPAALLGGGGGGGGGGGANGTGGGGTCGGDPMLFAPAELKMGTAFSAGAEAARGPGPGPPLPPAASLRPPGKRPAPPAAAAAAAEPPAKVAKAPGAKKPKAIRKLHFEDEVTTSPVLGLKIKEGPVEAPRGRAGGAARPLGEFICQLCKEEYADPFALAQHKCSRIVRVEYRCPECAKVFSCPANLASHRRWHKPRPAPAAARASEPETAARAEAREATGGGSDRDTPSPGGVSESGSEDGLYECHHCAKKFRRQAYLRKHLLAHHQALQAKGAPPAPPAEDLLALYPGPDEKAPQEAAGDGEAAGVLGLSASAECHLCPVCGETFPSKGAQERHLRLLHAAQVFPCKYCPATFYSSPGLTRHINKCHPSENRQVILLQVPVRPAC